In Pyrus communis chromosome 1, drPyrComm1.1, whole genome shotgun sequence, the following are encoded in one genomic region:
- the LOC137737775 gene encoding fe-S cluster assembly factor HCF101, chloroplastic-like, whose amino-acid sequence MQLLHVPSSLYLSFQNVKSHEDAGLLSSYEKPLQSSTAVFCSLQQQRPERSKWVSRRGSVLSSFTTKAASLEDVVGADEILKAEAEKDVLKALSQIIDPDFGTDIVSCGFVKDLDINDTSGEVSFRLELTTPACPIKDMFEQQANEVVNALPWVKSVSVTMSAQPAKPIYAGQLPAGLQTISNVIAVSSCKGGVGKSTVAVNLAYTLAGMGARVGIFDADVYGPSLPTMVSPENRILVMNPETKTIIPTEYLGVKLVSFGFAGQGRAIMRGPMVSGVINQLLTTTEWGELDYLVIDMPPGTGDIQLTLCQVVPLTAAVIVTTPQKLAFIDVAKGVRMFSKLKVPCVAVVENMSHFEADGKRYYPFGKGSGSQVVQQFGIPNLFDLPIRPTLSASGDSGTPEVVADPLGEVSKTFQELGICVVQQCAKIRQQVSTAVMYDKSIKAIRVKVPDSDEEFLLHPATVRRNDRSAQSVDEWTGEQKLQFADVPEDIEPEEIRPMGNYAVSITWPDGFSQIAPYDQLQTIERLVDVPRLVPSQV is encoded by the exons ATGCAACTTCTTCATGTTCCTTCTTCGCTGTATCTCTCATTCCAAAACGTAAAATCACATGAAGATGCCG GATTACTATCTTCATATGAGAAGCCTCTTCAGTCTTCAACGGCTGTATTTTGTTCGCTTCAGCAACAAAGACCTGAAAGGTCCAAATGGGTTTCGCGCAGAGGCTCTGTATTGAGCTCCTTCACTACTAAAGCTGCTTCATTGGAAG ATGTAGTTGGTGCCGATGAAATTTTAAAGGCGGAAGCTGAGAAAGATGTACTCAAAGCGTTGTCTCAGATCATTGATCCAGACTTTGGGACGGACATTGTCTCGTGTGGATTTGTGAAAGATCTGGACATCAATGACACTTCGGGAGAG GTTTCATTTCGGTTAGAGCTCACTACACCGGCATGTCCAATAAAGGACATG TTTGAACAACAGGCAAATGAGGTGGTGAATGCACTTCCTTGGGTTAAGAGTGTCAGTGTGACTATGTCAGCACAGCCAGCGAAACCAATTTATGCTGGGCAACTTCCGGCAGGGTTACAGACGATTTCAAATGTTATAGCAGTTTCTAGTTGTAAG GGAGGTGTGGGAAAATCAACTGTAGCGGTAAACTTGGCATACACTTTGGCTGGCATGGGTGCTAGGGTTGGTATATTTGATGCTGATGTCTATGGTCCAAGTTTACCGACAATGGTCTCCCCTGAGAACCGAATACTAGTGATG AACCCAGAGACGAAAACAATAATTCCTACAGAATACTTGGGAGTGAAATTGGTGTCTTTTGGATTTGCCGGGCAAGGGCGTGCTATAATGCGAGGCCCCATGGTTTCTGGTGTCATCAACCAACTTCTAACTACAACTGAGTG GGGAGAGCTGGATTACCTTGTTATTGACATGCCTCCTGGAACTGGTGATATTCAGCTTACGTTGTGCCAG GTTGTTCCATTAACTGCAGCTGTTATCGTTACCACCCCTCAAAAGCTAGCCTTTATTGATGTTGCAAAAGGAGTTCGCATGTTTTCAAAGCTTAAG GTGCCGTGTGTTGCTGTAGTCGAGAATATGAGCCATTTTGAAGCTGATGGGAAACGCTATTACCCATTTGGTAAAGGATCAGGCTCTCAG GTTGTACAGCAGTTTGGTATCCCGAATCTGTTTGATCTTCCCATTAGACCAACT CTATCTGCTTCCGGAGATAGTGGAACGCCCGAAGTGGTAGCTGATCCTCTAGGTGAAGTTTCGAAGACATTTCAGGAGCTTGGGATATGTGTTGTGCAACAGTGTGCTAAGATTCGCCAACAAG TGTCAACTGCTGTGATGTACGATAAATCTATCAAGGCAATAAGAGTGAAGGTACCGGATTCAGATGAAGAATTTCTTCTCCATCCTGCGACTGTGAGGCGGAATGACCGCTCTGCACAAAGTGTG GATGAGTGGACGGGGGAGCAAAAGTTGCAGTTTGCTGATGTTCCGGAAGACATAGAACCTGAAGAGATTCGGCCTATGGGGAATTATGCCGTTTCAATAACGTGGCCAGACGGATTTAGTCAG ATTGCACCCTACGATCAGTTGCAGACAATCGAGCGGCTAGTTGATGTTCCTCGGCTAGTTCCGTCCCAG GTTTGA